From a single Paramormyrops kingsleyae isolate MSU_618 chromosome 14, PKINGS_0.4, whole genome shotgun sequence genomic region:
- the katnbl1 gene encoding KATNB1-like protein 1 isoform X1, whose protein sequence is MFTESGRSFPIMASGDHGVDKFEHRFHEDAQPCELKKRIRSASGKTMKEVDYFKKEEINKKRSPVGRTAQNSGKVKRVVSSKRKARQVTVCPGGRRKPSPAVGSCDMANKENELACDEDLHQGLFCRQPLNQPEVTKMDEPGSKYSDYFTELSKDHDAMTQVLFGRNLRLNVALTLWRRNAGELVAYLLRIQDTGVLVDCLPVITKSLQEEKPAISVGCCVDLLPLVKTLLTSQYEEYLVVGLHWVQSVLRRWWPELSVNGRTARDSHSDDKNIHVMKQQLRELWEHGSKLIFLPGTTGEVAKAVESYLSQLR, encoded by the exons ATGTTCACAGAAAGCGGCAG GTCCTTCCCTATTATGGCCTCTGGAGACCATGGTGTTGACAAGTTTGAGCACCGGTTTCATGAAGATGCCCAACCCTGCGAGCTCAAAAAAAGGATACGGTCTGCAAGTGGCAAGACCATGAAGGAG GTggattattttaaaaaggaggaaataaaTAAGAAGAG atctccaGTGGGCCGTACTGCACAAAACTCTGGCAAAGTAAAAAGAGTGGTGTCCTCCAAAAGAAAGGCACGTCAGGTGACTGTGTGCCCTGGGGGCAGACGGAAGCCATCCCCAGCTGTTGGGAGCTGTGACATGGCAAACAAGGAGAATGAGCTGGCATGTGATGAAGACCTCCATCAAGGGCTCTTCTGCAGGCAGCCCCTGAACCAACCAGAGGTCACCAAAATGGATGAACCTGGGTCCAAGTACAGTGACTACTTCACCGAG CTTTCAAAGGATCATGATGCAATGACCCAAGTGCTTTTTGGAAGAAATCTCAGGCTTAACGTTGCTTTGACTCTGTGGCGAAGGAACGCAGGCGAACTAGTTGCATACCTTCTCAG AATCCAGGACACTGGTGTGCTTGTTGACTGTTTACCTGTAATCACAAAAAG TCTTCAAGAGGAAAAGCCAGCAATATCCGTTGGCTGTTGTGTAGACCTTCTACCTTTAGTAAAAACGCTTCTTACAAGTCAATATGAAGA GTACCTGGTAGTCGGTTTACATTGGGTTCAGTCCGTTCTGAGGAGGTGGTGGCCAGAACTGTCTGTGAACGGCAGGACGGCTCGCGACAGCCATTCAGACGATAA GAACATTCATGTGATGAAGCAACAGTTACGAGAATTATGGGAACATGggtcaaaattaatttttcTTCCTGGAACTACGGGTGAAGTGGCGAAG GCAGTAGAGTCATACTTGTCGCAGCTGCGCTGA
- the emc7b gene encoding endoplasmic reticulum membrane protein complex subunit 7, translated as MQRTAWPSWLFFLAQLALSLGFSDLEPGPGGVAPQTSGDRFKIEGRAIVHGVKLQDWISTARVLVEGEEHVGFLRTDGSFAVNDVPSGSYVVEIASPTYRFEPVRVDITSKGKMRARLVNYIKTSEVVRQPYPLQMKSSGPHSFFVKRETWGWTDFLMNPMVMMMVLPLLIIVLLPKVVNTNDPEMRREMEQSMNMLNPNHELPDVSEFMTKLFSKGSGKSGSGSKAGKSGAVKRR; from the exons ATGCAGCGAACAGCGTGGCCGTCGTGGCTGTTTTTCTTAGCGCAGCTGGCGCTGTCGTTGGGTTTCAGTGACTTGGAGCCTGGGCCCGGCGGTGTCGCgccgcagaccagcggggatCGCTTCAAGATTGAGGGCCGGGCGATCGTGCATGGAGTGAAGCTCCAGGACTGGATTTCCACCGCTCGGGTTCTCGTGGAAGGGGAGGAACACGTGGGGTTTCTGAG GACCGACGGGAGCTTTGCTGTGAATGATGTTCCCTCGGGCTCTTATGTAGTGGAAATTGCGTCGCCAACATACAGATTCGAGCCTGTACGGGTGGACATTACATCAAAAGGGAAAATGAG GGCTCGCTTGGTGAATTACATAAAGACTTCAGAGGTGGTGAGGCAGCCATACCCACTCCAGATGAAGTCCTCCGGGCCCCACTCGTTCTTCGTGAAGCGAGAAACCTGGGGCTGGACTGATTTTCTTATGAACCCAATG GTTATGATGATGGTCCTTCCCCTGCTCATCATAGTGTTGCTGCCTAAGGTTGTCAATACCAATGACCCTGAGATGAGAAGG GAGATGGAGCAGTCAATGAACATGCTGAACCCCAACCACGAGCTGCCAGACGTCTCTGAGTTCATGACCAAGCTGTTCTCCAAGGGCTCTGGCAAGTCTGGAAGTGGCAGCAAAGCAGGCAAAAGCGGTGCAGTGAAAAGGAGGTAG
- the LOC111838822 gene encoding muscarinic acetylcholine receptor M5, with protein MEVEEQQNLTVNANASDIQSITHSLWEVITIATVSAIVSLITIIGNILVMISFKVNSQLKTVNNYYLLSLAFADLIIGVFSMNLYTSYILMGYWSLGSLACDLWLALDYVASNASVMNLLVISFDRYFSITRPLTYRAKRTPKRAGIMIGMAWLVSFILWAPPILCWQYFVGKRTVPDKQCQIQFFSEPVITFGTAIAAFYIPVSIMTILYWRIYKETEKRTKDLAELQGLNSSVDSSSAKPQKTIIRSCFNCRQPPSSSRDRNQASWSSSNRSNVAKSAAAPNDEWSRADQVTTFNSYASSEDEEHPGSPGIFQAPYKNQASEAKESSVTSENEQLSSYEEGSYFPSPPKSSSQKGKKCVSYKFKPVPKDGSPRQCKNGDTKMTQSSCSSAESMVAPSTASSSKPMDTTLKNQITKRKRMVLIKEKKAAQTLSAILLAFILTWTPYNIMVLISTFCSECIPLSLWHLGYWLCYVNSTVNPMCYALCNKTFQKTFRMLLLCQWKRKRTEEKLY; from the exons ATGGAGGTGGAGGAACAGCAAAATTTAACAGTCAATGCCAATGCATCTGATATCCAATCAATCACACACAGCCTATGGGAAGTTATAACCATAGCAACTGTGTCAGCGATTGTAAGTCTGATCACGATAATTGGGAACATTCTCGTGATGATTTCCTTTAAAGTCAACAGTCAACTGAAAACTGTGAACAACTACTACTTGCTGAGCTTGGCTTTTGCAGACCTCATAATTGGAGTGTTTTCTATGAATTTATATACCTCATACATACTCATGGGATACTGGTCTTTGGGGAGCTTAGCATGTGATCTTTGGTTAGCTTTGGATTATGTGGCTAGCAATGCCTCAGTAATGAACTTGCTAGTTATTAGCTTTGATAGATATTTTTCCATTACAAGACCGCTAACATATAGAGCTAAGAGGACACCCAAACGGGCCGGAATCATGATTGGCATGGCTTGGTTGGTGTCATTTATCTTGTGGGCACCCCCCATATTGTGTTGGCAGTATTTTGTTGGCAAAAGGACAGTACCTGACAAGCAGTGCCAGATCCAGTTCTTCTCAGAGCCAGTGATCACATTTGGAACTGCAATTGCTGCTTTCTACATCCCGGTGTCCATCATGACCATTCTGTACTGGAGGATCTACAAGGAAACTGAGAAGCGTACGAAGGACTTAGCAGAACTTCAAGGTCTCAACTCTTCAGTTGACTCCAGCAGTGCCAAACCCCAGAAGACAATAATCAGATCTTGTTTCAACTGCAGACAGCCACCAAGTTCCTCCCGGGATAGGAACCAGGCATCCTGGTCTTCTTCGAACCGTAGCAATGTTGCCAAGTCTGCAGCGGCTCCTAATGACGAGTGGTCTAGGGCTGATCAAGTGACCACTTTTAACAGCTACGCATCCTCAGAAGATGAGGAGCACCCTGGATCTCCAGGGATCTTCCAGGCACCTTATAAAAACCAGGCCAGTGAAGCAAAAGAAAGTTCTGTCACAAGTGAGAATGAGCAACTGAGCAGCTACGAAGAGGGAAGCTATTTTCCTTCTCCACCCAAGAGCAGTTctcaaaaaggcaaaaaatgtgTTTCATACAAATTTAAGCCTGTTCCTAAAGATGGAAGTCCCCGCCAATGCAAAAACGGGGACACTAAAATGACTCAATCATCATGTTCTTCTGCAGAGTCCATGGTTGCCCCTTCCACTGCCTCCTCCTCCAAACCCATGGACACCACCTTGAAGAACCAGATCACCAAGAGGAAAAGAATGGTCCTCATTAAAGAGAAGAAGGCAGCACAGACTCTCAGTGCCATCCTGCTAGCCTTCATTCTCACCTGGACCCCCTACAACATCATGGTTCTGATCTCAACCTTCTGCTCTGAGTgcatccctctgtctctctggcATCTGGGCTACTGGCTGTGCTACGTCAACAGCACAGTCAACCCCATGTGCTACGCCCTCTGCAACAAAACCTTCCAGAAGACCTTCCGCATGCTGCTTTTGTGCCAgtggaagaggaagaggacagAAGAGAAGCTATACTG A
- the katnbl1 gene encoding KATNB1-like protein 1 isoform X2, translating into MASGDHGVDKFEHRFHEDAQPCELKKRIRSASGKTMKEVDYFKKEEINKKRSPVGRTAQNSGKVKRVVSSKRKARQVTVCPGGRRKPSPAVGSCDMANKENELACDEDLHQGLFCRQPLNQPEVTKMDEPGSKYSDYFTELSKDHDAMTQVLFGRNLRLNVALTLWRRNAGELVAYLLRIQDTGVLVDCLPVITKSLQEEKPAISVGCCVDLLPLVKTLLTSQYEEYLVVGLHWVQSVLRRWWPELSVNGRTARDSHSDDKNIHVMKQQLRELWEHGSKLIFLPGTTGEVAKAVESYLSQLR; encoded by the exons ATGGCCTCTGGAGACCATGGTGTTGACAAGTTTGAGCACCGGTTTCATGAAGATGCCCAACCCTGCGAGCTCAAAAAAAGGATACGGTCTGCAAGTGGCAAGACCATGAAGGAG GTggattattttaaaaaggaggaaataaaTAAGAAGAG atctccaGTGGGCCGTACTGCACAAAACTCTGGCAAAGTAAAAAGAGTGGTGTCCTCCAAAAGAAAGGCACGTCAGGTGACTGTGTGCCCTGGGGGCAGACGGAAGCCATCCCCAGCTGTTGGGAGCTGTGACATGGCAAACAAGGAGAATGAGCTGGCATGTGATGAAGACCTCCATCAAGGGCTCTTCTGCAGGCAGCCCCTGAACCAACCAGAGGTCACCAAAATGGATGAACCTGGGTCCAAGTACAGTGACTACTTCACCGAG CTTTCAAAGGATCATGATGCAATGACCCAAGTGCTTTTTGGAAGAAATCTCAGGCTTAACGTTGCTTTGACTCTGTGGCGAAGGAACGCAGGCGAACTAGTTGCATACCTTCTCAG AATCCAGGACACTGGTGTGCTTGTTGACTGTTTACCTGTAATCACAAAAAG TCTTCAAGAGGAAAAGCCAGCAATATCCGTTGGCTGTTGTGTAGACCTTCTACCTTTAGTAAAAACGCTTCTTACAAGTCAATATGAAGA GTACCTGGTAGTCGGTTTACATTGGGTTCAGTCCGTTCTGAGGAGGTGGTGGCCAGAACTGTCTGTGAACGGCAGGACGGCTCGCGACAGCCATTCAGACGATAA GAACATTCATGTGATGAAGCAACAGTTACGAGAATTATGGGAACATGggtcaaaattaatttttcTTCCTGGAACTACGGGTGAAGTGGCGAAG GCAGTAGAGTCATACTTGTCGCAGCTGCGCTGA
- the LOC111838825 gene encoding fibrinogen-like protein 1-like protein has protein sequence MWGKLMITGVWLRALLLPALCLMGAHCEFPQAKNIHLLYHEELKLVLNPGLQEFPGDCYDIWRDSGGQAQDGVYLIQPADSLVVVQCAMQDGGWTVVQHITVNSTVDFDRTWDEYKLGFGVLTGDHWLGNEYLHQLTRRPGRYKLGVKLVDKDAVTKTGEYDPVLVEGEDAQYRLRLGLFQGTAVDALTQDTENYLHDNQKFTTKDRDNDNYFQNCAKLEFQGVPGGGWWYDSCAGANLNRRNVIYWQKDCNKEHLCKYAWMMVKPSAAGKGIRPGSCQKDEL, from the exons ATGTGGGGGAAGCTGATGATTACTGGGGTTTGGCTGAGAGCTCTCCTGCTCCCTGCGCTGTGCTTGATGGGGGCTCACTGTGAGTTTCCCCAGGCCAAGAACATCCACCTGCTCTACCACGAAGAGCTCAAACTGGTCCTCAACCCGGGTCTCCAAG AGTTCCCAGGGGACTGCTATGACATCTGGCGGGATTCTGGGGGCCAGGCGCAGGATGGGGTGTATCTCATCCAGCCAGCAGACTCCCTCGTCGTGGTGCAGTGCGCCATGCAGGACGGGGGCTGGACCGTAGTGCAGCATATCACCGTCAACAGCACGGTTGACTTTGACCGCACCTGGGATGAGTACAAGCTGGGCTTCGGGGTCCTCACTGGAGATCACTGGCTGGGCAATGAATATCTGCACCAGCTCACCCGTCGGCCTGGCCGCTACAAGTTGGGAGTGAAGCTGGTGGACAAAGACGCGGTCACCAAGACGGGCGAGTACGACCCGGTGCTGGTGGAAGGTGAGGACGCCCAATACAGACTCCGCTTGGGGCTGTTTCAGGGCACTGCCGTGGACGCCCTCActcaggacacagagaactatCTGCATGACAACCAGAAGTTTACCACCAAGGACCGCGACAACGACAACTATTTCCAGAACTGCGCCAAGCTGGAATTCCAGGGAGTGCCCGGAGGTGGCTGGTGGTACGATTCCTGCGCGGGTGCCAATCTCAACCGGCGGAATGTCATCTACTGGCAGAAGGACTGCAATAAGGAGCATCTCTGCAAGTATGCCTGGATGATGGTGAAGCCGTCGGCTGCCGGCAAAGGCATCAGACCTGGCAGCTGTCAGAAGGATGAGCTGTGA